One Tamandua tetradactyla isolate mTamTet1 chromosome 20, mTamTet1.pri, whole genome shotgun sequence DNA segment encodes these proteins:
- the POU4F3 gene encoding POU domain, class 4, transcription factor 3, translating to MMAMNAKQPFGMHPVLQEPKFSSLHSGSEAMRRVCLPAPQLQGNIFGSFDESLLARAEALAAVDIVSHGKNHPFKPDATYHTMSSVPCTSTSSTVPISHPAALTSHPHHAVHQGLEGDLLEHISPTLSVSGLGAPEHSVMPAQIHPHHLGTMGHLHQAMGMSHPHAVAPHSAMPACLSDVESDPRELEAFAERFKQRRIKLGVTQADVGAALANLKIPGVGSLSQSTICRFESLTLSHNNMIALKPVLQAWLEEAEAAYREKNSKPELFNGSERKRKRTSIAAPEKRSLEAYFAIQPRPSSEKIAAIAEKLDLKKNVVRVWFCNQRQKQKRMKYSAVH from the exons ATGATGGCCATGAACGCCAAGCAGCCTTTCGGCATGCATCCGGTGCTGCAAGAACCCAAATTCTCCAGCCTGCACTCCGGTTCCGAGGCCATGCGCCGAGTCTGTCTCCCAGCCCCGCAG CTGCAGGGTAATATATTTGGAAGCTTTGATGAGAGCCTGCTGGCACGCGCCGAAGCTCTGGCGGCGGTGGATATCGTCTCCCACGGCAAGAATCATCCGTTCAAGCCCGACGCCACCTACCATACCATGAGCAGCGTGCCCTGCACGTCCACTTCGTCCACCGTGCCCATCTCCCACCCGGCTGCGCTCACGTCGCACCCGCACCACGCCGTGCACCAGGGCCTCGAGGGTGACCTGCTGGAGCACATCTCGCCCACGTTGAGTGTGAGTGGCCTGGGCGCCCCGGAGCACTCGGTGATGCCGGCACAGATCCACCCGCATCACCTGGGCACCATGGGCCATCTACACCAGGCCATGGGCATGAGCCACCCGCATGCCGTGGCGCCTCACAGCGCCATGCCGGCATGTCTCAGTGACGTGGAGTCGGACCCGCGCGAGCTCGAGGCTTTCGCCGAGCGCTTCAAGCAGCGGCGCATCAAGCTGGGGGTGACCCAGGCGGACGTGGGCGCGGCTTTGGCCAACCTCAAGATCCCCGGCGTGGGATCGCTCAGCCAGAGCACCATCTGCAGGTTCGAGTCTCTCACTCTCTCGCACAACAATATGATTGCACTCAAACCTGTCCTCCAGGCCTGGCTGGAGGAGGCCGAGGCAGCCTACCGCGAGAAGAACAGCAAGCCGGAGCTCTTCAACGGCAGTGAGCGGAAGCGCAAACGCACGTCCATTGCGGCGCCGGAGAAGCGTTCACTCGAGGCCTATTTCGCCATCCAGCCACGGCCTTCATCCGAGAAGATCGCGGCCATCGCTGAGAAACTGGACCTTAAAAAGAACGTGGTGAGGGTCTGGTTCTGCAAccagagacagaaacagaaacGAATGAAGTACTCCGCGGTACACTGA